Proteins encoded within one genomic window of Paracoccus sp. MA:
- a CDS encoding esterase-like activity of phytase family protein, with protein MRLGPALLACTIAAAPALAEEVFPARLAGHAVLPAFSMIPPPADAPRDLWLSGRFTGAARNDAPMSVEGDTGPTYGNHKTGIALPFLGQPVQGMSGFAMNRAEDGSWFALTDNGFGSKANSPDAMLFFHRMQPDFAAGTVERLETVFLRDPDRKVPFRIANETTESRYLTGADFDPESIQYLDGEFWIGDEFGPYLLRVAPDGRVLSVHPTLLEGEALAGPDTPGIAVPAQPGKDFRVQRSGGYEGMALQPGTGLLWAMLEKPLLGDDGQPEGDFLRVMTFDTGKADWTGDSYRFRLSEGATAIGDFNFIDETRALIVERDNGEGDAARACPEDAADLSACYPLPARVKRVVLVDTASRDAEGYLRRIGHVDLLDIADPDGKALPGLKPAEGNFSFPFFTIEDVARVDAEHIILANDNNLPFSGGRQIGEAADNEFILLSVPELLAAQ; from the coding sequence ATGCGCCTTGGCCCTGCCCTGCTTGCCTGCACCATTGCCGCCGCCCCCGCCCTTGCAGAAGAGGTCTTCCCGGCCCGGCTGGCCGGCCATGCGGTCCTGCCCGCCTTCAGCATGATCCCGCCCCCGGCGGATGCGCCGCGCGACCTCTGGCTGTCGGGCCGCTTCACCGGGGCGGCGCGCAACGACGCGCCCATGTCGGTCGAGGGCGATACCGGGCCGACCTATGGCAACCACAAGACGGGCATCGCGCTGCCCTTCCTGGGCCAGCCGGTGCAGGGCATGTCGGGTTTCGCGATGAACCGGGCCGAGGACGGCAGCTGGTTCGCCCTGACCGACAACGGCTTCGGCTCCAAGGCCAACAGCCCCGACGCCATGCTGTTCTTTCACCGCATGCAGCCGGATTTCGCCGCCGGCACGGTCGAGCGGCTGGAGACCGTGTTCCTGCGCGATCCCGATCGCAAGGTGCCGTTCCGCATCGCCAACGAGACGACCGAGAGCCGCTATCTGACCGGCGCCGATTTCGACCCGGAAAGCATCCAGTATCTGGACGGCGAGTTCTGGATCGGCGACGAGTTCGGCCCCTATCTCCTGCGGGTGGCGCCGGACGGGCGGGTGCTGTCGGTGCATCCGACCCTGCTGGAGGGCGAGGCGCTGGCCGGGCCCGACACGCCCGGCATCGCCGTGCCGGCGCAGCCCGGCAAGGATTTCCGCGTCCAGCGGTCGGGCGGCTACGAGGGGATGGCGCTGCAGCCGGGCACCGGCCTGCTCTGGGCGATGCTGGAAAAGCCGCTTCTGGGCGATGACGGCCAGCCCGAGGGCGATTTCCTGCGGGTGATGACCTTCGACACCGGCAAGGCCGACTGGACCGGCGACAGCTATCGCTTCAGGCTGTCCGAGGGCGCCACGGCCATCGGCGATTTCAACTTCATCGACGAGACCCGCGCCCTGATCGTCGAGCGCGACAATGGCGAGGGCGACGCGGCCCGCGCCTGCCCCGAGGATGCCGCCGACCTCTCGGCCTGCTATCCGTTGCCCGCGCGGGTCAAGCGGGTGGTGCTGGTCGATACCGCCAGCCGGGACGCCGAGGGCTATCTGCGCCGCATCGGCCATGTCGACCTGCTGGACATCGCCGATCCCGACGGCAAGGCGTTGCCGGGCCTGAAGCCGGCCGAGGGGAATTTCAGCTTCCCCTTCTTCACCATCGAGGACGTGGCGCGGGTCGACGCAGAGCACATCATCCTGGCCAACGACAACAACCTGCCCTTCTCGGGCGGGCGGCAGATCGGCGAGGCGGCGGATAACGAATTCATCCTGCTGTCGGTGCCGGAGCTTCTGGCGGCGCAATAA
- a CDS encoding dihydrodipicolinate synthase family protein, with product MTPRMVLEGIYTPVITPFQADGAIDYDALADLVERLVAAGVHGLISGGSTGENYAETVEERLALARFIIERTDGRLRVIVGTGAMRTPDSVALATGAREMGADAILLGTPPYSVPTEAENAANALEIDRAADLPVILYNYPGRMGVSMGREFLDIVSQSKNVIGIKESSGDVNRIHTLACDYPQIQMSCGMDDQALEFFAWGARSWICAGSNFLPEEHVALYEACAVRGDFAKGRKIMSAMMPLMAVLEEGGKFIQCVKHGVEVSGLRAGPMRPPLQGLNAEEKAELEAVIATLKTAVQAIVEGK from the coding sequence ATGACACCCCGCATGGTTCTGGAAGGCATCTACACGCCCGTCATCACCCCGTTCCAGGCCGATGGCGCGATCGACTACGACGCGCTTGCCGATCTGGTCGAGCGGCTGGTGGCGGCGGGCGTCCATGGCCTGATCTCGGGCGGCTCGACCGGCGAGAACTATGCCGAGACGGTCGAGGAACGGCTGGCGCTGGCCCGCTTCATCATCGAGCGCACCGATGGCCGGCTGCGGGTCATCGTCGGCACCGGCGCCATGCGCACCCCCGACAGCGTCGCGCTGGCGACGGGCGCGCGCGAGATGGGTGCGGATGCGATCCTGCTGGGCACCCCGCCCTATTCGGTGCCGACCGAGGCCGAGAACGCCGCCAACGCGCTGGAGATCGACCGCGCCGCCGACCTGCCGGTGATCCTTTACAACTATCCCGGCCGCATGGGCGTCAGCATGGGGCGCGAGTTCCTGGACATCGTCAGCCAGTCGAAGAACGTCATCGGCATCAAGGAAAGCTCGGGCGACGTGAACCGCATCCACACGCTGGCCTGCGACTATCCGCAGATCCAGATGTCTTGCGGCATGGACGACCAGGCGCTGGAATTCTTTGCCTGGGGCGCGCGCAGCTGGATCTGCGCCGGCTCGAACTTCCTGCCCGAGGAGCATGTCGCGCTTTACGAAGCCTGCGCCGTGCGCGGCGACTTCGCCAAGGGCCGCAAGATCATGTCGGCGATGATGCCGCTGATGGCGGTGCTGGAGGAGGGCGGCAAGTTCATCCAATGCGTCAAGCACGGGGTCGAGGTCTCGGGCCTGCGCGCCGGCCCGATGCGCCCGCCGCTGCAGGGCCTGAACGCCGAGGAGAAGGCCGAGCTGGAAGCCGTC